The following are encoded in a window of Amycolatopsis lexingtonensis genomic DNA:
- a CDS encoding DsrE/DsrF/DrsH-like family protein has product MSDKIEKISLIISKGSLEAIYPGLIMANGARAEGIEANLFFTFFGLDAVHKARHEHIKLATVGNPGLHLATWAGGFPGVASVMTQYMAHKMEKLDIPPIPEFIEMISDTGAGLYACKASVDLFGLEKDDLIEQVQGIITVGEFYEQAAGGQIIFT; this is encoded by the coding sequence ATGAGCGACAAGATCGAAAAGATCTCCCTCATCATCTCCAAGGGCTCCCTGGAGGCCATCTACCCCGGGCTGATCATGGCCAACGGCGCCCGCGCCGAAGGCATCGAAGCCAACCTGTTCTTCACCTTCTTCGGCCTGGACGCCGTCCACAAAGCCCGCCACGAGCACATCAAGCTGGCCACCGTCGGCAACCCCGGGCTGCACCTGGCCACCTGGGCCGGCGGTTTCCCCGGTGTCGCGTCGGTGATGACCCAGTACATGGCGCACAAGATGGAGAAGCTGGACATCCCGCCGATCCCGGAGTTCATCGAGATGATCTCCGACACCGGTGCCGGGCTCTACGCCTGCAAGGCTTCGGTCGACCTGTTCGGTCTCGAGAAGGACGATCTGATCGAGCAGGTGCAGGGCATCATCACCGTTGGGGAATTCTACGAGCAGGCCGCGGGCGGTCAGATCATCTTCACCTGA
- a CDS encoding aminotransferase class V-fold PLP-dependent enzyme, producing the protein MTQTARPGTAPASALLERISRGLIGEGEVLDGPYGPHRITYADYTASGRALDFVEDFIREHVLPRYANTHTESSGTGLHTGLLREQARAIIHTSVGATEDDLVIFSGSGATAAVNKLIGILELRIPAGLDERYRLADRIPAGERPVVFVGPYEHHSNELPWRESIADVVVIDEDENGHVDLDRLETELRRYVDRPLRIGSFSAASNVTGILTDADRVAALLHRHGALSFWDYAAAGPYVPIRMAESSPGRGDHKDALFLSPHKFVGGPQSPGVLVARRDLITSRVPTAPGGGTVAFVGPRGHRYLDDPVAREEGGTPAIVESIRAGIVFALKDAVGTDLIQAREERLWQHAVHRWSAHPGIQVLGDHRSARLSIVSFRIRAGELFLHHNFVVAVLNDLFGIQARGGCSCAGPYGHRLLAIDPEHSVAYDEESARGCDGIKPGWARLNFNYFISDTVRDYLVDAVTLLAEHGHRLLPEYRFDPRTGLWRHARSAEFTPRVPDLRAFDAVPEQSARRLGEDALAEHLRRAERILRSRPDLAVDAPSGLSADFEALRWFPLPPGCVAP; encoded by the coding sequence GTGACCCAGACCGCACGCCCCGGCACCGCACCCGCGTCCGCGCTGCTGGAGCGGATCAGCCGGGGCCTGATCGGCGAAGGCGAGGTCCTCGACGGCCCCTACGGACCGCACCGCATCACCTACGCCGACTACACCGCCTCCGGCCGCGCCTTGGACTTCGTCGAGGACTTCATCCGCGAGCACGTCCTGCCCCGCTACGCCAACACCCACACCGAAAGCTCCGGCACCGGACTGCACACCGGCCTGCTGCGCGAACAGGCCCGCGCCATCATCCACACCTCAGTCGGCGCCACCGAAGACGACCTGGTGATCTTCTCCGGCTCAGGCGCAACAGCCGCGGTGAACAAGCTGATCGGCATCCTCGAGCTGCGCATCCCCGCCGGTCTCGACGAGCGCTACCGCCTCGCCGACCGCATTCCCGCCGGCGAGCGGCCGGTCGTGTTCGTCGGGCCGTACGAGCACCACTCCAACGAGCTGCCGTGGCGCGAATCGATCGCCGACGTCGTCGTCATCGACGAGGACGAGAACGGCCACGTCGACCTCGACCGGCTCGAAACGGAACTACGCCGGTACGTGGACCGGCCGCTGCGGATCGGCAGCTTCTCCGCGGCCTCCAACGTCACCGGCATCCTCACCGACGCCGACCGCGTCGCGGCCCTGCTGCACCGGCACGGCGCACTGTCCTTCTGGGACTACGCCGCCGCAGGCCCCTATGTGCCGATCCGGATGGCCGAAAGCTCGCCCGGCCGCGGCGACCACAAGGACGCGCTCTTCCTCTCCCCGCACAAGTTCGTCGGCGGCCCGCAGTCCCCCGGTGTCCTGGTGGCGCGGCGCGACCTCATCACCAGCCGGGTGCCCACCGCCCCGGGCGGCGGCACCGTCGCCTTCGTCGGCCCGCGCGGGCACCGCTACCTCGACGACCCGGTCGCCCGGGAGGAAGGCGGCACTCCCGCGATCGTGGAATCCATCCGCGCCGGCATCGTCTTCGCGCTCAAGGACGCGGTCGGCACGGACCTCATCCAGGCCCGTGAAGAGCGGCTGTGGCAGCACGCCGTGCACCGCTGGTCCGCGCACCCGGGCATCCAGGTGCTCGGTGACCACCGGTCGGCCAGGCTGTCGATCGTGTCGTTCCGGATCCGAGCGGGCGAATTGTTCCTGCACCACAACTTCGTGGTCGCCGTCCTCAACGACCTGTTCGGCATCCAGGCCCGCGGCGGTTGTTCGTGCGCCGGCCCGTACGGGCACCGGCTGCTCGCCATCGACCCCGAGCACTCGGTCGCCTACGACGAAGAGAGCGCCCGCGGCTGCGACGGGATCAAGCCGGGCTGGGCCCGGCTCAACTTCAACTACTTCATCTCCGACACCGTCCGCGACTACCTGGTCGACGCCGTCACGCTGCTCGCCGAGCACGGCCACCGGCTGCTGCCCGAGTACCGTTTCGACCCGCGCACCGGCCTCTGGCGCCACGCCCGTTCGGCCGAGTTCACCCCGCGGGTCCCGGATCTGCGCGCGTTCGACGCCGTTCCGGAGCAGTCCGCACGCAGGCTCGGCGAGGACGCGCTGGCCGAGCACCTGCGGCGGGCCGAGCGCATCCTCCGGTCGCGGCCGGACCTCGCCGTCGACGCGCCCAGCGGGCTGTCCGCCGACTTCGAAGCCCTGCGCTGGTTCCCGCTCCCGCCCGGCTGCGTAGCCCCTTAG
- a CDS encoding MBL fold metallo-hydrolase, producing MYFAQYYLECLSQASYLIADEKTGRAVVVDPRRDVTEYLDDADARGFTIEGVINTHFHADFIAGHLEIAARTGAWIGHGRRATGVEFPIKRLGDGDTISLGDVTLEILETPGHTPESISVLVYEHAHDEVPYGVLTGDALFIGDVGRPDLLSSLGSSADELARELHHSVQHKLMALPDEVRVFPAHGAGSACGKNLSTERQSTIGLQRLTNYACTPMSEDEFVAIVTEGQPSAPGYFGHDAVLNRKHRDLLDVPAHRKALPAEEFLARRDAGAIVLDTREPQEFAAAHLRGSLNVPADGRFAERAGMVLRPGEDILVIAPPGDETEVITRLGRIGLDTVAGYLPEPEAVFLSVPGQVDRASRLTATELHTALAGRVRPVVLDVRNLGELAGGTIDGSLHVPLAELPNRLADIPSGALVVVYCAGGFRSSIAASLLRRHGWTDVSDLTGGYSAWEIAFTGAGA from the coding sequence GTGTACTTCGCCCAGTACTACCTCGAATGCCTCTCGCAGGCCTCCTACCTGATCGCCGACGAGAAAACCGGCCGCGCCGTCGTCGTCGACCCGCGCCGGGACGTCACCGAATACCTCGACGACGCCGACGCCCGCGGCTTCACCATCGAAGGCGTCATCAACACCCACTTCCACGCCGACTTCATCGCCGGCCACCTGGAGATCGCCGCCCGCACCGGCGCCTGGATCGGGCACGGCCGCCGCGCCACCGGCGTCGAATTCCCCATCAAACGACTCGGCGACGGAGACACCATCAGCCTCGGCGACGTCACCCTGGAAATCCTCGAAACCCCCGGCCACACCCCGGAATCGATCAGCGTGCTGGTCTACGAACACGCCCACGACGAAGTCCCCTACGGCGTCCTGACCGGCGACGCGCTGTTCATCGGCGACGTCGGCCGCCCGGACCTGCTGTCCTCGCTCGGCTCCTCGGCCGACGAGCTGGCCCGGGAGCTGCACCACAGCGTGCAGCACAAGCTGATGGCCCTGCCCGACGAAGTCCGCGTGTTCCCCGCGCACGGGGCGGGCTCGGCCTGCGGGAAGAACCTGTCCACCGAACGGCAGTCCACCATCGGCCTGCAGCGGCTGACCAACTACGCGTGCACCCCGATGAGCGAGGACGAGTTCGTCGCCATCGTCACCGAAGGCCAGCCCTCGGCCCCCGGATACTTCGGCCACGACGCCGTGCTCAACCGCAAGCACCGCGACCTGCTCGACGTGCCCGCCCACCGCAAAGCCCTGCCGGCCGAGGAATTCCTGGCCCGGCGGGACGCCGGCGCCATCGTGCTCGACACCCGCGAGCCGCAGGAGTTCGCGGCCGCGCACCTGCGCGGCTCGCTCAACGTCCCGGCCGACGGCCGCTTCGCCGAACGCGCCGGCATGGTGCTGCGCCCCGGCGAGGACATCCTGGTCATCGCCCCACCCGGCGACGAGACCGAGGTCATCACCCGGCTGGGCCGGATCGGGCTCGACACCGTCGCCGGGTACCTGCCCGAACCCGAAGCCGTGTTCCTGAGCGTGCCCGGCCAGGTCGACCGGGCCAGCAGGCTCACCGCGACCGAACTGCACACCGCGCTCGCGGGTCGGGTGCGGCCGGTGGTGCTGGACGTGCGCAATCTCGGCGAACTCGCCGGCGGAACCATCGACGGGTCCCTGCACGTCCCGCTCGCCGAGCTGCCGAACCGGCTGGCCGACATCCCCTCCGGCGCCCTGGTGGTCGTGTACTGCGCCGGTGGGTTCCGTTCCTCGATCGCGGCCAGCCTGCTGCGCCGCCACGGCTGGACCGACGTCTCCGACCTGACCGGCGGTTACAGCGCCTGGGAAATCGCTTTCACCGGTGCCGGCGCCTGA
- a CDS encoding TusE/DsrC/DsvC family sulfur relay protein translates to MPTATYAGTPVPVTEDGFFTDPDRWTEEMAPEIAREAGIDALTDQHWQVIKHMRHEYAEKGTGPTVRALGRTSGVTIKQLYQLFPKGPAKIAAKIAGIPKPRGCI, encoded by the coding sequence ATGCCCACCGCGACCTACGCCGGCACCCCGGTGCCGGTGACCGAGGACGGCTTCTTCACCGACCCGGACCGCTGGACCGAAGAGATGGCGCCCGAGATCGCCCGCGAAGCCGGCATCGACGCGCTGACCGACCAGCACTGGCAGGTCATCAAGCACATGCGGCACGAGTACGCGGAAAAGGGCACCGGGCCGACCGTCCGCGCGCTGGGCCGTACCTCGGGGGTCACCATCAAGCAGCTGTACCAGCTGTTCCCCAAGGGCCCGGCCAAGATCGCGGCGAAGATCGCCGGCATCCCCAAGCCCCGCGGCTGCATCTGA
- the trxA gene encoding thioredoxin: MATVELTKTNFTEIVDGPGTVLVDFWASWCGPCRMFAPVFEQAAAQHRDITFGKVDTEAQVELARAFGISSIPTLMAVRDGVVVYSQPGALPAAALEELIGKVQQLDMAQVRAEARPRS; encoded by the coding sequence ATGGCCACCGTGGAACTGACCAAGACCAACTTCACCGAAATCGTGGACGGCCCGGGCACGGTCCTGGTCGACTTCTGGGCCTCGTGGTGCGGACCGTGCCGGATGTTCGCCCCGGTCTTCGAACAGGCGGCGGCCCAGCACCGGGACATCACGTTCGGGAAGGTCGACACCGAGGCGCAGGTCGAGCTGGCGCGGGCGTTCGGCATCTCGTCGATCCCGACGCTGATGGCGGTGCGTGACGGCGTCGTCGTCTACTCGCAACCGGGTGCGCTGCCCGCGGCCGCGCTCGAGGAGCTGATCGGCAAGGTCCAGCAGCTCGACATGGCGCAGGTGCGTGCCGAAGCCCGGCCACGATCGTGA
- a CDS encoding NAD(P)/FAD-dependent oxidoreductase — translation MASSPVPHRVLIIGGGTAGVTVAARLNRAGIEDVTVLDPAVTHYYQPLWTLVGGGQVDVRRTGRPEAKVIPKGVEHIAEAATAIDPAAKVVTTASGQRLHYETLVLAPGLQLDFGGVPGLTEALAEAPVSSNYRADLAPRTWELIRGMRSGTAVFTQPAGPIKCAGAPQKIAYLAADYWRRQGVLDDIRIVLVLPDPVMFKVPVWAAQLERVAARYGIEVRKTSELVELDSAARTAAIVDHTTGTKETLSFDLLHAVPPQHAPDFVRSSPVANPENPFGYVDVDQYTLRHKRFPEVFALGDVADLPTSKTGAAIRKQAPVVVENLKAVLAGQEPTARYDGYTSCPLVTARDKMLLAEFGYDLEPAPTIPFLDTTKERRDMWLLKRYGLPAFYWHAMLPGLA, via the coding sequence ATGGCCAGCTCCCCCGTCCCCCACCGTGTTCTGATCATCGGCGGCGGCACCGCCGGGGTCACCGTCGCCGCCCGGCTGAACCGGGCCGGCATCGAGGACGTCACCGTGCTCGACCCCGCGGTGACGCACTACTACCAACCGCTCTGGACGCTCGTCGGCGGCGGCCAGGTCGACGTCCGGCGCACCGGCCGCCCGGAAGCGAAAGTCATCCCGAAGGGCGTCGAGCACATCGCCGAGGCCGCGACCGCGATCGACCCGGCGGCCAAAGTCGTCACCACCGCGAGCGGACAGCGACTGCACTACGAGACCCTGGTGCTCGCGCCGGGCCTGCAGCTGGACTTCGGCGGCGTTCCCGGGCTCACCGAAGCGCTGGCCGAGGCGCCGGTGAGCAGCAACTACCGGGCGGACCTCGCGCCGCGCACGTGGGAGCTGATCCGCGGGATGCGGTCCGGGACCGCGGTGTTCACCCAGCCCGCCGGGCCGATCAAGTGCGCCGGCGCCCCGCAGAAGATCGCCTACCTCGCCGCCGACTACTGGCGACGGCAGGGTGTGCTCGATGACATCCGGATCGTGCTGGTGCTGCCGGACCCGGTCATGTTCAAAGTCCCGGTCTGGGCCGCCCAGCTCGAACGCGTCGCGGCCCGATACGGGATCGAAGTCCGCAAGACCAGCGAACTCGTGGAGCTCGACAGCGCCGCGCGCACCGCCGCGATCGTCGACCACACCACCGGCACCAAGGAGACCCTATCCTTCGACCTGCTGCACGCAGTCCCGCCGCAGCACGCCCCCGACTTCGTCCGATCGAGCCCGGTGGCCAACCCGGAGAACCCGTTCGGCTACGTCGACGTCGACCAGTACACCCTGCGGCACAAGCGGTTCCCCGAGGTGTTCGCCCTCGGCGACGTCGCCGACCTGCCGACGTCGAAGACCGGCGCCGCCATCCGCAAACAGGCCCCCGTCGTCGTCGAAAACCTGAAAGCCGTACTCGCCGGCCAGGAACCGACGGCCCGCTACGACGGCTACACCTCCTGCCCCCTGGTCACCGCCCGGGACAAGATGCTGCTCGCCGAGTTCGGCTACGACCTCGAACCCGCGCCCACGATCCCCTTCCTCGACACCACCAAGGAGCGCCGCGACATGTGGCTGCTCAAACGCTACGGCCTGCCCGCCTTCTACTGGCACGCGATGCTGCCCGGCCTCGCCTGA
- a CDS encoding DUF2202 domain-containing protein — protein MRTRTLITAIAAGGLVTVGAVVAIPAFAAGGPDGAGNAPGAGNGPGAGSSLMVQDRQRDGTCLTGVVDPSGALSEAQRATLAANAEEEKLAHDLYTAFAGRYDAVVFDRIAAAETAHLDAVRTLMSRYQVTDPTAGQAQGHFATPAVQATYDRLLAQGSADQNAALEAGRAVETTDIADLRKAVDGLTAPDVTRVYEHLLTASQRHLAAFDAWLAR, from the coding sequence ATGAGGACCCGGACACTGATCACCGCCATCGCCGCGGGTGGGCTCGTGACCGTGGGTGCGGTCGTGGCGATCCCGGCGTTCGCCGCCGGCGGCCCCGATGGGGCCGGGAACGCTCCCGGTGCGGGCAACGGCCCGGGCGCCGGATCGAGCCTGATGGTTCAGGACCGGCAGCGGGACGGCACTTGCCTGACCGGCGTCGTCGACCCCAGCGGCGCACTGAGTGAAGCGCAGCGCGCGACGCTGGCGGCCAACGCGGAGGAAGAGAAACTCGCGCACGACCTCTACACGGCGTTCGCCGGCCGGTACGACGCCGTGGTGTTCGACCGGATCGCGGCAGCGGAGACAGCGCACCTCGACGCCGTGCGCACGCTGATGAGTCGCTATCAGGTCACCGACCCGACCGCGGGCCAGGCCCAGGGGCACTTCGCGACGCCGGCCGTGCAAGCGACCTACGACCGTCTGCTCGCGCAGGGCTCGGCCGACCAGAATGCCGCACTCGAGGCGGGGCGCGCGGTGGAGACGACCGACATCGCCGACCTGCGCAAGGCAGTCGACGGGCTCACCGCTCCCGACGTCACGCGGGTCTACGAGCACCTGCTGACCGCGTCGCAGCGTCACCTCGCCGCGTTCGACGCGTGGCTCGCGCGGTGA
- a CDS encoding rhodanese-like domain-containing protein produces MSSLDVASARHLIANNPDTLVVDVRTPAEFGTAHIPEAVNLPLDQVDTHLSRIVDDAGGRMILVCQGGSRAERCQRVLAAAGLAGTTVLEGGMNAWAAAGAPITRGVPRWSLERQVRLVAGGIVLLAVLVSLWWLPARFLAGLIGAGLALAAVTDTCVLGMLLAKLPYNRRGGTDVEGSLARLTRRG; encoded by the coding sequence GTGAGTTCTCTCGATGTCGCTTCCGCGCGCCATCTCATCGCGAACAACCCCGACACACTCGTGGTCGACGTCCGCACCCCGGCCGAATTCGGCACCGCCCACATCCCCGAAGCGGTCAACCTGCCGCTCGACCAGGTCGACACCCACCTGAGCCGGATCGTCGACGACGCCGGCGGCCGGATGATCCTGGTCTGCCAAGGCGGCTCACGCGCCGAACGCTGTCAGCGCGTGCTCGCCGCCGCCGGGCTGGCCGGCACGACGGTGCTCGAGGGCGGGATGAACGCGTGGGCCGCGGCGGGTGCGCCCATCACCCGAGGTGTCCCGCGGTGGTCCTTGGAGCGCCAGGTGCGACTGGTGGCGGGCGGCATCGTCCTGCTGGCGGTCCTGGTCAGTCTGTGGTGGCTCCCGGCGCGCTTCCTGGCCGGGCTGATCGGCGCCGGACTGGCGCTGGCCGCGGTCACCGACACCTGCGTCCTGGGCATGCTGCTGGCGAAGCTGCCGTACAACCGACGCGGCGGAACTGACGTCGAGGGCTCCCTCGCCCGGTTGACGCGACGCGGTTGA
- a CDS encoding CBS domain-containing protein, with product MIRSPLRDQGPRLSTRSSLGTGPPSGEDRHQTIGAPWGSRLHRHPGRTMMRADQLMTKSVVTATPETSVKEVVRLLTTHGFTTLPVVDEDGDLVGVVAEADLLRGRILPDPRTLIHEDAPPPPASMPSATVAEVMTTDVVTAGPDAHEAALSRLMLDKHLRVIPIVAGTKLAGVVSRRDLLRTIAREDHLIADDIRHHLSTASRRPWQVTVSDGCVTLTAEGADEAERHIATVIAGARPGVVGVQVAEPTTR from the coding sequence ATGATCCGATCGCCCCTTCGTGACCAAGGTCCTCGCTTGAGTACCCGAAGCTCCCTTGGGACCGGCCCGCCATCCGGGGAGGATCGGCACCAGACCATCGGCGCCCCTTGGGGAAGCCGGCTTCACCGACACCCCGGAAGGACCATGATGCGGGCCGACCAGCTGATGACGAAATCAGTCGTGACCGCCACACCGGAGACCTCGGTGAAGGAGGTCGTACGGCTGTTGACGACCCACGGTTTCACGACGCTGCCGGTGGTCGACGAGGACGGCGACCTCGTCGGCGTGGTGGCCGAGGCCGATCTTCTGCGCGGCCGGATCCTGCCCGACCCGAGGACTCTGATCCACGAAGACGCCCCGCCACCACCCGCGTCGATGCCGTCCGCCACGGTCGCCGAGGTGATGACGACCGACGTCGTCACGGCCGGTCCCGACGCACACGAAGCGGCCTTGAGCCGCTTGATGCTCGACAAGCACCTGAGGGTGATCCCGATCGTGGCCGGCACGAAGCTGGCCGGCGTCGTCAGCCGGCGTGACCTGCTGCGGACGATCGCACGTGAGGATCACCTCATCGCCGACGACATCAGGCACCACCTGTCGACGGCGAGCCGCCGGCCGTGGCAGGTCACCGTGTCCGACGGGTGCGTCACACTGACCGCCGAAGGCGCCGACGAAGCGGAACGCCACATCGCGACGGTCATCGCCGGCGCGCGGCCCGGGGTCGTGGGCGTGCAGGTCGCCGAGCCGACCACACGCTGA
- a CDS encoding metal-sensitive transcriptional regulator: protein MELNEDVVADVRKRLRRAQGQVGGLIQMMEDGRDCRDVIIQLAAVSRALDRAGFRLIASGLEQCLSDDSEQGAADREQLEKLFLTLA, encoded by the coding sequence GTGGAGCTGAACGAAGACGTGGTCGCGGACGTGCGCAAGCGGCTGCGGCGGGCACAGGGACAGGTCGGCGGCCTGATCCAGATGATGGAGGACGGCCGCGACTGCCGGGACGTCATCATCCAGCTCGCCGCCGTCTCCCGGGCGCTGGACCGGGCCGGGTTCCGGCTGATCGCCAGCGGGCTGGAGCAGTGCCTGTCCGACGACTCGGAGCAGGGTGCCGCCGACCGTGAGCAGCTGGAGAAGCTCTTCTTGACCCTGGCCTAA
- a CDS encoding NAD(P)/FAD-dependent oxidoreductase encodes MTKRIVILGGGTGGTLSANRLRRDLGDGADITVVDHDDDHIYQPGLLFVPFGLSAPEDLVRSRPRQLRDGIHYRRAAVDRVDAESDQVHLQDGTALPYDVLVIATGARLMPEETEGLTGAGRRDTVHSFYDYEGAVALESALAGFTAGRLVVNVVDLPIKCPVAPLEFCFLADWYFTERGVRDQVQLTYVTPLDGAFTKPVASRTLAGLLAEKNIELVTEFNTGEVDGTGKRLISYDGREVAFDLAVVVPLHGGASYVEHTPGLGDEFGFVPADPHTLQSKARPNIFVIGDAAALPTSKAGSVTHFEGEVLARNVARFLAGEELDAGFDGHTNCFIESGFHKAMLIDFNYDTEPLTGHFPTVVGLPLLKESRLNHLGKLMFSWLYWHTLLPGRDIPGVSTPMPRAGKHFPVPADH; translated from the coding sequence GTGACCAAGCGAATCGTGATCCTCGGCGGCGGGACCGGCGGCACGCTGTCGGCCAACCGGCTGCGCCGTGACCTGGGCGACGGCGCGGACATCACCGTCGTCGACCACGACGACGACCACATCTACCAGCCCGGGCTGCTGTTCGTGCCCTTCGGCCTCAGCGCCCCCGAAGACCTCGTGCGATCCCGCCCCCGGCAGCTGCGCGACGGCATCCACTACCGCCGCGCCGCCGTCGACCGGGTGGACGCCGAGAGCGACCAGGTCCACCTGCAGGACGGCACGGCCCTGCCCTACGACGTCCTGGTGATCGCCACCGGCGCACGCCTGATGCCCGAGGAGACCGAAGGGCTGACCGGCGCCGGCCGGCGCGATACCGTGCACTCCTTCTACGACTACGAAGGGGCCGTGGCCCTGGAGTCCGCGCTGGCCGGGTTCACCGCCGGACGGCTCGTGGTGAACGTGGTCGACCTGCCGATCAAGTGCCCGGTCGCCCCGCTCGAGTTCTGCTTCCTCGCCGACTGGTACTTCACCGAACGCGGTGTCCGCGACCAGGTCCAGCTGACTTATGTCACCCCCTTGGACGGCGCGTTCACCAAACCCGTCGCCTCCCGGACCCTGGCTGGGCTGCTGGCGGAGAAGAACATCGAGCTGGTCACCGAGTTCAACACCGGAGAGGTCGACGGCACCGGCAAACGCCTGATCTCCTACGACGGGCGGGAGGTCGCCTTCGACCTGGCGGTCGTGGTGCCCCTGCACGGCGGAGCGTCCTATGTGGAGCACACGCCGGGGCTGGGCGACGAGTTCGGGTTCGTCCCGGCCGACCCGCACACCCTGCAGTCGAAGGCCCGTCCGAACATCTTCGTCATCGGCGACGCCGCGGCGCTCCCGACGTCGAAAGCCGGTTCGGTCACCCACTTCGAGGGCGAGGTGCTCGCGCGCAATGTCGCCCGGTTCCTCGCCGGGGAAGAGCTGGACGCCGGTTTCGACGGGCACACGAACTGCTTCATCGAAAGCGGCTTCCACAAGGCGATGCTCATCGACTTCAACTACGACACCGAGCCGCTGACCGGGCACTTCCCGACAGTCGTGGGCCTGCCGCTGCTGAAGGAGTCGCGGCTCAACCACCTGGGCAAGCTGATGTTCTCCTGGCTGTACTGGCACACCCTCCTGCCCGGCCGCGACATCCCCGGCGTGTCCACGCCGATGCCGCGCGCGGGCAAGCACTTTCCCGTTCCCGCCGACCACTGA
- a CDS encoding DUF302 domain-containing protein — translation MKYDLSTTLDLPYEKAVDAVRAALKDQGFGVLTEIDVQATMREKLGADMEPYVILGACNPPLAHRALEADRMIGLLLPCNVVVRADGDDRSLVQALDPQVMITVPEREELRPVADEAGKRIRAALDSLAG, via the coding sequence ATGAAATACGACCTGAGCACCACCCTCGACCTGCCCTACGAGAAGGCTGTCGACGCCGTGCGCGCGGCCTTGAAGGACCAGGGCTTCGGGGTGCTGACCGAGATCGACGTCCAGGCGACGATGCGCGAGAAGCTCGGCGCCGACATGGAGCCCTACGTCATCCTCGGCGCCTGCAACCCACCGCTGGCGCACCGCGCGCTGGAGGCCGACCGGATGATCGGCTTGCTGTTGCCGTGCAACGTCGTCGTCCGCGCCGACGGCGACGACCGCAGCCTGGTCCAGGCACTCGACCCGCAGGTGATGATCACCGTGCCCGAACGCGAGGAACTCCGCCCGGTCGCCGACGAAGCCGGCAAACGCATCCGCGCCGCTCTCGACTCACTCGCCGGCTGA
- a CDS encoding PIG-L deacetylase family protein, with protein sequence MVAHPDDESFGLGAVLDSFVRGGADVSVLCFTHGEASTLHGRPGELADVRAAELTAAADVLGITSTTLLSHPDSGLASVAVSDLATSIADIAARVHPTHLVTFDLGGVTGHPDHIRATEAALDAAAALGIPVLGWAVPDEVATRLNAEFGTEFTGRQAGEIDWTVPVDRRGQMRAIAAHASQSTDNPVLRRRLHLLGDTEYLRMLA encoded by the coding sequence GTGGTCGCCCATCCCGACGACGAATCCTTCGGGCTCGGAGCGGTCCTGGACTCGTTCGTCCGCGGCGGCGCGGACGTCTCGGTGCTGTGCTTCACCCACGGCGAAGCGTCGACGCTGCACGGCAGGCCAGGCGAACTAGCCGACGTCCGCGCCGCCGAGCTGACCGCCGCAGCGGACGTTCTCGGGATCACCAGCACGACACTGCTCAGCCACCCGGACTCCGGCTTGGCCTCGGTAGCCGTCTCCGACCTCGCCACGAGCATCGCCGACATCGCTGCCCGGGTCCATCCGACCCACCTCGTCACCTTCGACCTCGGGGGCGTGACCGGCCACCCCGACCACATCCGCGCCACCGAGGCCGCACTCGACGCCGCGGCCGCGCTCGGCATCCCGGTTCTCGGCTGGGCCGTACCGGACGAGGTGGCCACGCGGCTCAACGCCGAGTTCGGCACCGAGTTCACCGGGCGGCAGGCCGGTGAGATCGACTGGACCGTGCCCGTCGATCGCCGCGGGCAGATGAGGGCGATCGCCGCGCACGCGAGCCAGTCCACCGACAACCCGGTCCTCCGTCGCCGGCTGCACTTGCTCGGGGACACCGAGTACTTGCGCATGCTGGCCTGA